From one Paenibacillus terrae HPL-003 genomic stretch:
- a CDS encoding RICIN domain-containing protein, whose product MKYDFARLLCIMLSVLLSLSIFQMFSPKIASAATANVVNGIQFKDTAGNVVHAHGGGMIKVDGYYYWFGENRNPNGTFKAVSAYRSSDLKNWEFRKNVLTSSSAVELNVSNIERPKVIYNEKTRKYVLWMHKENGVNYNEARVAVATSDTVDGDYIYQGSFRPLDYDSRDMTVYNDNGTAYLISATRVNADLNIYRLTPDFLQVEALVTTLWPGQYREAPAMFKKGDVYFLITSGATGWNPNQAKYATASSIEGTWSNTMNFGDSTTYGSQSAYVIPVEGTQTTSYLYLGDRWAGAWSGPVQDSQYVWLPLRFPTGTSLAMDWFDSINIDTASGVVQGVTTPIAIDPDGYYQLVSRKSNKPLNVIDGATTDGADLEQRADSGASSQQWQLKDAGGGYYKIVNRNSGKLIGVENGATTDGAVIEQWSDGGWSSQQWQLVSVTGGYYKLKNRATGKLIDISEGTTADGAKAIQWGDNGGTNQHFRVVKVN is encoded by the coding sequence ATGAAATATGATTTTGCCCGCTTGCTGTGTATTATGCTCTCTGTTTTGCTGTCGTTGAGCATTTTCCAGATGTTTTCACCGAAGATCGCTTCAGCGGCTACAGCGAATGTTGTGAATGGCATTCAGTTTAAAGATACAGCTGGAAACGTGGTCCATGCTCATGGAGGCGGTATGATTAAGGTAGACGGTTACTACTACTGGTTTGGTGAAAATCGTAACCCCAACGGCACATTCAAGGCGGTATCCGCCTACCGATCCTCTGATTTAAAAAACTGGGAGTTCCGCAAAAACGTGCTAACTAGCAGCTCAGCAGTAGAGCTGAATGTTTCGAATATTGAACGTCCAAAAGTCATTTATAATGAGAAAACACGCAAATACGTATTGTGGATGCACAAGGAGAATGGAGTTAATTACAACGAAGCCCGGGTGGCAGTTGCCACTTCCGATACTGTGGACGGCGATTACATCTATCAGGGCAGCTTCCGTCCTCTGGATTACGATTCACGGGATATGACTGTATACAACGACAATGGTACGGCTTACCTGATTTCGGCTACCCGTGTGAATGCCGATTTGAACATTTATCGTCTGACACCGGATTTTTTGCAAGTTGAAGCGCTGGTGACCACGCTCTGGCCGGGACAATATCGTGAAGCTCCGGCAATGTTCAAGAAAGGAGACGTCTACTTCCTGATCACATCCGGGGCAACGGGCTGGAACCCCAACCAAGCCAAGTATGCTACGGCATCCAGCATTGAAGGAACGTGGAGTAACACGATGAACTTCGGAGACAGTACAACCTACGGTTCACAGTCCGCCTACGTTATTCCGGTAGAAGGTACTCAGACGACCTCGTACCTGTATTTGGGCGACCGTTGGGCCGGAGCGTGGAGCGGTCCTGTGCAGGATTCACAATATGTATGGCTGCCGCTGCGTTTTCCAACCGGGACTTCTTTGGCTATGGACTGGTTTGACAGTATCAACATCGACACCGCCAGCGGGGTGGTTCAAGGCGTAACCACGCCAATCGCCATTGACCCGGACGGGTACTATCAGCTGGTAAGCCGCAAGAGCAACAAGCCGCTGAATGTAATTGACGGTGCAACCACAGATGGAGCGGATCTGGAGCAGCGTGCGGATTCGGGGGCATCCAGCCAGCAATGGCAGCTCAAGGACGCGGGCGGCGGATATTACAAAATCGTCAACCGCAACAGTGGCAAGCTGATCGGCGTTGAAAACGGAGCTACTACGGACGGCGCAGTCATCGAGCAGTGGAGCGATGGAGGCTGGTCCAGCCAGCAATGGCAACTAGTATCTGTAACCGGAGGTTATTACAAGCTGAAAAACCGGGCAACGGGCAAACTGATCGACATTTCCGAAGGCACTACCGCCGATGGCGCCAAAGCGATTCAATGGGGGGATAACGGCGGAACAAATCAGCATTTTCGTGTAGTGAAAGTAAATTAG